One window of Patescibacteria group bacterium genomic DNA carries:
- a CDS encoding radical SAM protein, which yields MTAENQEIKLKNIGWGFGICNMKCRTCYSAACKKAREYSFLELKIAADKLCHVIRSINYGTGEFIFNPHVTNLAEYIASCYPRIEQAVTSNGTTIILLGHERLKRLFHDIDISIDFPNPEKHNEMRRHPKAWQWSMQSLQICREARIETSIVTCITSKTRDEDIMDFLELASKYGTSWRCSWFRQKGRGKSDLRILAPRFWQIIKLLSKHAIFEDLSEPILQGMFGQEIERPGCNCGRASCRIQSNGLVAPCTFLGGPEWSAGSLLEQSVEEIYQSQPFAKLRARDVPFCHDCRYYPKCQGGCASRAVLHSGGLDLPDDFCPIYNKVEVDINPGDIKVIKTNKVHSEYLCTTIVHPK from the coding sequence ATGACAGCTGAAAATCAAGAAATTAAGCTTAAAAATATCGGCTGGGGTTTTGGCATCTGCAATATGAAATGTCGCACCTGTTATTCCGCGGCTTGTAAAAAAGCCAGAGAATACAGTTTTCTTGAATTAAAGATCGCCGCTGACAAACTTTGTCATGTGATACGATCTATTAATTACGGCACTGGCGAATTCATATTTAATCCTCATGTCACAAATCTCGCCGAGTATATTGCCTCATGCTATCCCCGCATTGAACAGGCCGTGACCAGCAATGGCACAACCATTATTCTGCTGGGACATGAGCGGCTCAAGCGCTTGTTTCATGACATAGACATTTCCATTGATTTTCCCAATCCGGAAAAACACAATGAAATGAGGCGCCATCCCAAGGCCTGGCAATGGTCCATGCAGTCCCTGCAAATTTGCCGGGAGGCCCGCATTGAGACCTCAATCGTCACCTGCATTACCAGCAAAACAAGAGACGAAGATATTATGGATTTTCTGGAGCTGGCCAGTAAATATGGCACTTCTTGGCGCTGTAGCTGGTTTAGGCAAAAAGGTCGTGGCAAATCCGATCTGCGCATTTTGGCGCCAAGATTCTGGCAGATTATAAAACTGCTGAGTAAGCATGCGATCTTTGAAGATTTGTCTGAACCAATACTGCAAGGTATGTTTGGCCAAGAAATTGAACGCCCGGGCTGTAATTGCGGTCGGGCTTCCTGCCGCATTCAGTCCAATGGTCTGGTCGCGCCTTGTACCTTTTTGGGCGGCCCTGAATGGTCAGCTGGTTCTTTGCTGGAACAATCAGTGGAAGAAATTTACCAGAGTCAGCCCTTTGCCAAGTTAAGAGCAAGGGATGTGCCCTTTTGCCATGATTGCCGCTACTATCCCAAATGCCAAGGCGGCTGTGCTTCCAGAGCTGTTTTACATTCTGGCGGACTAGATCTCCCTGATGATTTTTGCCCGATTTACAACAAGGTTGAAGTCGACATCAATCCAGGAGATATAAAAGTGATTAAGACAAATAAAGTTCACAGTGAATATTTGTGTACGACAATCGTACACCCTAAATAA
- a CDS encoding cyclic nucleotide-binding domain-containing protein translates to MEQKLFELMPGCQIYDWRIMLGCPSEVVKLLKKMGKTVPNRIVLPSTFFRHGINQAALEFPLYDFLFVYGGFFKGEKLAVIGEKKQLERIKNILRLTLLGINKQEADQFGISDEEYERISKISDYLALHNKNSSIATLDDMINFIPFDAKGKVEIDGMLVTKRAENVFQITDQDEGYFADINLNNPQTPPLPLITPENLPKRSILGAMALSQCTSGFDPSDYTSGVIIWINGLPIIVDGVSWLKEHCREFGINPHEIEAFLITHIHDDHNSILDMVVNSKMASIMTTKTVFAGFLLKTAYILDLPVDVVQQFVKLIEVKVNEPFSWYGAEFDFWNTVHPIPTIGFKVTVKGKSIVYSGDTAWGKKIQELAEKGIIDEQTRACVQGIPTIDCDLMFLDGGGGTIHPLTDELAQLPSEVKKRLVLTHSAKLTPELSQQFCTPKTGQIWELIPQDTALEAMNTLFRVPLFYGIEPQWISVLLSSGKIEEFPAGSVILEQGSPGKEFYVILGGTALVIIDNEEFTQLSSGDFFGELSVTKNCPCTATIKARSPLRVLAIPKEISNRILKEPLLAKRLAKTHKYRPIIMDIALFRGLDAPSYIQISQEIQEELHEPDTYIVTQGERGDDFYIITEGKAKVMLEENGGVREIATLFPGQYFGEMALLQDGIRTANVVAIDRVRTLKLNRKDFDNLIKNSPHVRCRLIIMATQRKSEQVK, encoded by the coding sequence ATGGAACAAAAATTGTTTGAATTAATGCCCGGTTGTCAGATTTATGACTGGAGAATTATGCTTGGCTGCCCTTCAGAGGTGGTCAAACTTCTCAAAAAGATGGGAAAAACAGTCCCAAACAGGATTGTCCTGCCCTCGACTTTTTTCCGGCATGGAATCAACCAGGCAGCACTGGAATTTCCACTTTATGATTTTCTTTTCGTCTACGGCGGATTTTTCAAAGGTGAAAAACTGGCCGTGATCGGCGAAAAAAAACAGCTGGAAAGGATCAAGAACATTTTGCGCCTGACCTTGCTGGGAATCAATAAGCAGGAGGCTGATCAGTTCGGTATCAGCGATGAAGAATATGAGCGCATTTCCAAGATATCTGATTATCTGGCGCTTCATAACAAAAACAGTTCAATTGCCACGCTCGACGACATGATTAATTTCATACCGTTTGATGCAAAAGGCAAAGTGGAAATTGACGGTATGCTAGTTACCAAGCGCGCGGAAAATGTTTTCCAGATCACAGATCAGGACGAAGGATATTTCGCTGACATCAACCTGAACAATCCTCAAACACCGCCTTTACCGCTTATCACTCCGGAAAATTTGCCCAAGAGATCAATCCTGGGCGCCATGGCCCTGAGCCAATGCACGTCGGGTTTTGATCCCAGCGACTACACTTCTGGGGTGATTATCTGGATAAATGGCCTGCCCATCATTGTTGATGGTGTAAGCTGGCTGAAAGAGCATTGCAGGGAATTTGGCATTAATCCTCACGAAATCGAGGCATTCCTGATTACCCACATTCACGACGACCACAATTCCATCCTGGATATGGTGGTCAATTCCAAAATGGCCAGCATTATGACAACCAAAACCGTTTTCGCTGGCTTTCTCCTGAAAACCGCTTACATTCTCGATCTGCCGGTTGATGTGGTTCAGCAATTCGTTAAGCTGATTGAAGTAAAAGTCAATGAACCTTTCAGTTGGTACGGCGCCGAATTCGATTTCTGGAATACGGTACACCCGATTCCAACGATCGGCTTCAAAGTCACAGTCAAAGGTAAAAGCATTGTCTATTCAGGCGATACTGCCTGGGGCAAGAAAATTCAGGAACTGGCAGAAAAGGGAATCATCGATGAACAAACTAGGGCTTGCGTCCAAGGCATTCCCACAATAGATTGCGATCTGATGTTTCTTGATGGCGGTGGAGGCACAATCCATCCGCTGACAGACGAACTTGCTCAATTACCCAGCGAGGTAAAAAAACGGCTTGTCCTGACTCACAGCGCCAAATTAACACCTGAGCTCAGCCAGCAATTTTGCACGCCCAAGACAGGTCAAATTTGGGAACTTATCCCCCAGGACACGGCCTTGGAAGCCATGAATACGCTATTTCGAGTGCCATTGTTCTACGGCATAGAACCGCAATGGATTTCCGTGCTTTTGTCTAGCGGAAAGATCGAAGAATTCCCAGCTGGCAGCGTAATTTTGGAACAAGGTAGCCCGGGCAAAGAGTTTTATGTCATTTTAGGTGGAACTGCCTTGGTCATCATTGACAATGAAGAATTCACCCAGCTGTCTAGCGGCGATTTCTTTGGAGAACTTTCCGTCACAAAAAATTGCCCTTGCACAGCCACTATTAAAGCCAGAAGTCCTTTACGGGTCTTAGCAATTCCCAAGGAAATTTCCAACCGGATACTCAAAGAACCACTTTTGGCTAAGAGATTGGCAAAAACACATAAGTATCGGCCCATTATCATGGACATTGCCCTTTTCAGGGGTCTGGATGCCCCATCCTATATTCAAATCTCCCAGGAGATTCAGGAAGAACTTCATGAACCAGACACTTATATCGTAACTCAGGGCGAAAGAGGCGATGATTTTTACATCATTACCGAAGGCAAAGCCAAAGTCATGTTAGAGGAAAACGGCGGCGTTCGCGAAATAGCCACTCTTTTCCCGGGACAATACTTTGGGGAAATGGCACTTTTACAAGATGGCATTAGAACAGCCAATGTCGTTGCCATTGATCGAGTCAGAACCCTGAAATTAAACCGTAAGGATTTTGACAACCTGATAAAAAATTCACCGCATGTGCGCTGTCGACTGATAATTATGGCTACGCAGCGTAAAAGTGAACAAGTAAAATAA
- a CDS encoding glycosyltransferase family 2 protein, translated as MQLSIIIVSWNVKDLLRKCLQSIIDKTQGLEFEVFVVDNASKDASALMVASQFPQVNLIASNENLGFANANNLALEHTQGKYVLFLNPDTELIENSFKVMFDLMAQDEKIALSTCQLIYPDGTLQKNIKNNPNLCDQLLILLKLHHFFQTKCLNRYLAKNFIYEKEQEVKQIMGAFMFARTGVIKEIGGFDPDYFIWWEDLDLCMKIQDLGLKIIYTPKTKIIHHEAKSFAQQMSLEKQKRFNRGMAIYFKKHVGLLSCLVVKLLSCFSLSLAWLSQIFKIKPKPQSKI; from the coding sequence ATGCAACTATCAATCATCATCGTCTCTTGGAATGTTAAGGACTTGCTCAGAAAGTGTTTACAATCAATCATTGATAAAACACAAGGTTTAGAATTTGAGGTTTTTGTGGTTGATAATGCTTCCAAAGATGCCTCAGCGTTAATGGTGGCATCACAATTTCCTCAAGTTAATTTAATTGCCTCCAACGAAAACCTGGGTTTTGCCAATGCAAATAATTTGGCCTTAGAACACACCCAAGGAAAATATGTATTATTTTTAAATCCAGATACTGAATTAATAGAAAATAGTTTTAAAGTAATGTTTGATCTCATGGCACAGGATGAAAAAATTGCTCTCTCAACTTGCCAGTTAATTTATCCTGATGGCACATTACAAAAAAATATTAAAAATAATCCTAATCTCTGCGACCAACTTTTAATTCTTTTAAAACTCCATCATTTTTTTCAAACCAAATGTTTAAATAGATATTTAGCCAAAAATTTTATTTATGAAAAAGAACAGGAAGTTAAACAGATCATGGGAGCTTTTATGTTTGCCAGAACAGGAGTAATTAAAGAAATTGGCGGGTTTGATCCTGATTATTTTATCTGGTGGGAGGATCTGGATTTATGCATGAAAATTCAGGATTTAGGCTTGAAAATTATTTATACGCCAAAAACAAAAATTATTCATCACGAAGCTAAAAGTTTTGCCCAGCAAATGAGCTTAGAAAAACAGAAACGATTTAATAGGGGAATGGCAATTTATTTTAAAAAACATGTGGGATTATTAAGTTGTTTGGTTGTAAAGTTGTTAAGTTGCTTCAGTTTAAGCTTAGCCTGGTTATCACAAATATTCAAAATCAAACCCAAACCGCAGTCAAAAATTTAA
- a CDS encoding glycosyltransferase codes for MSKYSDWQKGVVNRNFHVLHNLVKRDEINKVITVDFLPFNIKKAIKTYFSDQILKDTRGTIIYGDLTSQCWQISSKILVYSTIDSVLNKSRIITELNKIIAKENMQNNLIAWNYNPMYIDYFDNFNQKLNIFDAVDNWSEHSSYEAYKSKLKQNYQTIQEKSDLIFTVSANLKKDLFNNQANVSWLPNGVDLEYFQSVSEVSPKLINIPKQIIGFLGILQDRIDTEILLNLAKNNQDKSIVLAGPVWPNFPKDKFEEYKNIHFLGPIKYEDIPALYNGFDVGIIPYKINDFIKSTDPMKFYEYLAAGLPIVSTYIPGIERFGNLIKVAKSPEEFNNFVNQALKEEKGLAPEKFEMLKNNTWQIRVGEMLELINEKLTPTVIQSVSPEGASEESLNP; via the coding sequence ATGTCCAAATACAGCGACTGGCAAAAAGGAGTTGTCAATCGCAATTTCCATGTTTTACATAATTTAGTTAAACGAGATGAAATAAATAAAGTCATTACTGTAGATTTTCTGCCTTTTAACATTAAAAAAGCAATTAAAACTTACTTTTCAGATCAGATATTAAAGGATACAAGAGGAACAATTATTTATGGAGATTTGACTTCACAATGCTGGCAAATTTCCAGCAAAATTTTAGTTTATTCCACAATTGATTCTGTTTTAAATAAAAGTAGAATCATTACAGAACTAAATAAAATTATTGCCAAGGAAAACATGCAAAATAATCTAATTGCCTGGAATTATAATCCAATGTACATTGATTATTTTGACAATTTTAACCAAAAATTAAATATCTTTGATGCAGTTGATAATTGGTCAGAACATTCAAGTTATGAGGCGTACAAATCAAAATTAAAACAAAATTATCAAACAATCCAAGAAAAATCTGACTTAATTTTCACTGTTTCAGCCAATTTAAAAAAGGATTTATTTAATAATCAGGCCAATGTATCTTGGCTACCCAATGGAGTTGATTTAGAATATTTTCAAAGTGTATCCGAAGTTTCGCCCAAATTAATTAATATCCCAAAACAAATTATTGGATTTCTCGGAATATTGCAAGACAGAATTGATACTGAAATTTTGCTAAATTTAGCGAAAAATAATCAAGATAAATCCATTGTCTTAGCTGGTCCAGTTTGGCCAAACTTTCCCAAGGATAAATTTGAAGAGTATAAAAATATTCATTTCTTAGGACCAATAAAATATGAAGATATTCCAGCGCTTTATAATGGCTTTGATGTGGGCATTATTCCTTATAAAATTAATGATTTTATCAAATCAACTGATCCCATGAAGTTTTATGAATATCTAGCTGCTGGCTTACCAATAGTTTCAACTTATATACCAGGGATTGAACGCTTTGGCAATTTGATTAAAGTCGCCAAATCGCCAGAAGAATTTAATAATTTTGTTAACCAAGCCTTAAAAGAGGAAAAGGGATTAGCGCCGGAAAAATTTGAAATGTTAAAGAATAATACTTGGCAAATTAGGGTAGGGGAAATGTTGGAGTTAATTAATGAAAAACTTACCCCCACTGTCATTCAGAGCGTCAGCCCCGAAGGGGCAAGCGAAGAATCCTTGAATCCATAA
- a CDS encoding glycosyltransferase family 4 protein, with translation MKKSLLITIDFPPQIGGVANYLANLSKNFPPGNLLVLANNHEQSQHFDNKQPYKIIRAQLLSKYFWPRWLKTYLAAKPIIKKSKIEQIVISHILPMGYIALMLKLPYIVILHGYDIMNAQKSSWKKYWAVKILTQAKHIIVNSHNTENQVLNLGIKQNKITIVYPCPNLQLEQFNEHEMQIIKNELDLHHKKILLSVGRLVPRKGFDKVIEALPELTKQIPNLIYIIVGNGPDRERLEKLAEDLKVRGNLIIAEDIPNSNLPAFYSLANIFIMPARQIGEDIEGFGIVYLEANLFGKPVIAGKSGGAEDAVIDNQTGILVNPESVQEINQAILKLFNDPELANKLGVQGRQRVLSEFNWYQQIDKLKNII, from the coding sequence ATGAAAAAATCATTATTAATAACAATTGATTTCCCACCGCAAATTGGAGGCGTAGCAAATTATTTGGCTAATTTAAGCAAAAATTTTCCACCAGGCAATCTTTTAGTTTTAGCTAATAATCACGAGCAAAGCCAGCATTTTGATAACAAGCAGCCTTATAAAATTATCAGGGCACAATTATTATCTAAATATTTTTGGCCACGCTGGTTAAAAACATATTTGGCGGCTAAACCTATAATCAAAAAATCTAAAATTGAACAAATTGTAATTAGCCATATTTTACCAATGGGCTATATTGCGTTAATGCTTAAATTGCCATACATTGTTATTTTGCACGGCTATGACATAATGAATGCCCAAAAATCAAGCTGGAAAAAATACTGGGCAGTAAAAATATTAACTCAGGCCAAACATATTATTGTTAATAGCCATAATACAGAAAATCAAGTATTGAATTTGGGGATTAAACAAAATAAAATAACAATTGTCTATCCTTGTCCAAATTTACAACTTGAACAATTCAACGAACATGAAATGCAAATTATTAAAAATGAGCTGGATTTACATCATAAAAAAATACTGCTTTCTGTAGGTCGTTTAGTGCCCAGAAAAGGTTTTGATAAAGTTATTGAAGCATTACCAGAATTAACTAAGCAAATACCCAACTTAATCTATATAATTGTTGGCAATGGCCCTGACAGAGAAAGATTAGAAAAACTAGCCGAGGATTTAAAAGTCAGAGGGAATTTAATAATTGCTGAAGACATACCCAATTCAAATCTCCCTGCCTTTTATAGTTTAGCCAATATCTTTATCATGCCAGCGCGCCAAATAGGCGAAGACATAGAGGGCTTTGGTATTGTTTATCTGGAAGCTAATTTATTTGGCAAACCAGTGATTGCTGGCAAAAGCGGGGGAGCGGAAGACGCAGTCATAGATAACCAAACCGGAATTTTAGTGAACCCAGAAAGTGTCCAGGAAATTAACCAGGCAATTTTAAAGCTCTTTAACGACCCGGAGCTAGCGAACAAATTAGGTGTTCAGGGCAGACAACGCGTTTTATCTGAATTTAATTGGTATCAGCAAATCGACAAGCTCAAGAATATTATTTAG
- a CDS encoding flippase, translated as MQQNIAKNTTLLTSAYIFQKIFAFIYFTLIARFLGADNIGLYVFAISFTTILSVFIDFGLTQVLIRESAKDKNKANEYLNNVLSIKILLAVLTYLAAIVIINLLNKSQITLTMVYLAGVIMIIDSFTLSFWAIFRAYQNLKYEAISITINQLLIVLVGLIGVFLKFPLYILVFALLAGSSFSFIYSFILLKVKLHFKFSFQWNKSIVKLLLKIAFPFALAAIFTRVYTFIDQVLLSILISDQAVGWYSVAYKITYAFIFLPASFAAAIYPAMSAAFANDQSKLKIIFEKSMFFLIIIALPIAFGLGSLADKIILGLYGSGYQPSILTLKILIFAIIALFLSYPVGSLLNACDKQTVNTTNMGIIMVIDIILHLILIPKYQQIGASIATLISLSLLFILNLIWVPKIIKYDFKFLTIKSIKALLASVFMAIFIIYTKEHINFIILIIISAFIYTIILYLLKGFGKDDLKYLWQAIFKKNVILPPEETLEENV; from the coding sequence ATGCAACAAAATATTGCCAAAAATACAACTTTATTAACTAGCGCCTATATTTTCCAGAAAATATTTGCTTTTATTTATTTTACCTTAATCGCCAGATTTCTTGGCGCCGATAATATCGGGCTATATGTTTTTGCCATATCCTTTACTACTATTTTGTCTGTTTTTATTGATTTCGGTTTAACTCAGGTCTTAATCAGGGAATCTGCCAAAGACAAAAATAAGGCAAATGAATATTTAAATAATGTATTATCAATTAAAATTTTATTAGCAGTCCTGACATATTTAGCCGCAATTGTAATAATTAACCTCTTAAATAAGTCACAAATTACCTTAACAATGGTTTATTTGGCAGGCGTGATTATGATTATTGATTCTTTTACCCTTAGCTTTTGGGCAATTTTCCGCGCTTATCAAAATTTAAAATACGAGGCGATAAGCATTACTATAAACCAACTTTTAATTGTCTTGGTTGGCTTAATTGGTGTTTTTTTAAAATTTCCCCTCTACATCTTAGTTTTTGCGCTTTTGGCCGGCAGTTCTTTCAGCTTTATATATTCTTTCATTTTATTAAAGGTTAAATTACATTTTAAATTTAGTTTCCAGTGGAATAAAAGCATTGTAAAGTTATTATTAAAAATTGCTTTTCCTTTTGCCCTGGCCGCGATTTTTACCAGAGTCTACACATTTATAGACCAAGTTTTACTGTCTATTTTAATCAGCGATCAAGCAGTAGGCTGGTATTCAGTGGCCTATAAAATAACTTATGCTTTTATCTTTTTACCGGCCTCTTTTGCTGCAGCTATTTATCCGGCCATGAGCGCTGCCTTTGCCAATGATCAGTCAAAGCTAAAAATAATTTTTGAAAAATCAATGTTTTTCTTAATTATTATCGCTTTACCGATTGCTTTTGGCCTGGGATCATTAGCTGACAAAATAATTTTAGGCCTGTATGGCTCTGGTTATCAACCATCTATTTTAACCTTAAAAATTTTGATTTTTGCAATCATTGCCTTATTCCTATCTTATCCGGTCGGCTCATTATTAAATGCCTGTGATAAACAAACTGTAAATACGACCAACATGGGAATTATCATGGTTATAGATATAATTCTTCATCTGATTTTAATTCCCAAATACCAGCAAATCGGCGCTTCAATCGCTACCTTAATCAGCCTGAGCCTGCTGTTTATTTTGAATTTAATTTGGGTTCCAAAAATAATTAAGTATGACTTTAAATTTCTTACTATTAAATCAATCAAAGCTCTTCTGGCATCAGTATTTATGGCAATATTTATAATTTACACCAAAGAGCATATAAATTTTATAATCCTAATTATTATAAGCGCTTTTATTTACACAATAATTCTTTATCTGCTTAAAGGCTTTGGCAAAGACGATCTAAAATATTTGTGGCAAGCTATTTTTAAAAAGAATGTAATTTTACCCCCGGAAGAAACTTTAGAAGAAAATGTATGA
- the rpsI gene encoding 30S ribosomal protein S9, translating into MPEKIIPKTKEKYIYAVGKRKRAIAQIRLIPKGKGEIMINNKKSEQYLPDYELQEIILAPLRLVDLDKKVDISVIVRGGGKKGQAEAIRHGIARTIQIYNEDTHKTLKVAGYLKRDARIKERKKPGLKRARKSPQWAKR; encoded by the coding sequence ATGCCAGAAAAAATCATTCCAAAAACTAAAGAAAAATATATTTATGCGGTAGGCAAGCGCAAACGCGCTATTGCCCAGATTAGGTTGATTCCTAAGGGCAAAGGTGAAATCATGATTAATAATAAAAAGTCAGAACAATATTTGCCTGACTATGAATTGCAGGAAATTATCCTGGCGCCTTTAAGATTAGTTGATTTGGATAAAAAAGTAGATATTTCAGTAATTGTCAGAGGCGGCGGTAAAAAGGGTCAGGCTGAAGCAATCAGGCATGGTATCGCCAGAACTATTCAAATATACAATGAAGACACTCATAAAACGCTTAAAGTCGCAGGATATCTCAAAAGAGATGCTCGGATTAAAGAAAGAAAGAAGCCTGGCTTAAAAAGAGCTAGAAAAAGCCCACAGTGGGCCAAGCGTTAA
- the rplM gene encoding 50S ribosomal protein L13 — MKTTNVNIKIERKTIPLDASNQSVGRLATKIALLLRGKGKVNFSPQIDNGDFVNVTNINNLKFTGKKKEQKTYYRHSQYPGGIKKIPIKKWLKDNPGKILRNAVYKMLPKTRLREAMIKRLTIK; from the coding sequence ATGAAAACTACAAATGTAAACATTAAAATTGAAAGAAAAACCATTCCTCTTGATGCTTCAAATCAATCAGTCGGCCGTTTAGCGACAAAGATTGCCCTGCTCTTGAGAGGCAAGGGTAAGGTTAATTTTAGCCCTCAAATTGATAATGGAGATTTTGTAAATGTTACAAATATTAATAACTTAAAATTTACAGGCAAGAAAAAAGAACAAAAGACATATTATAGACATTCCCAGTATCCAGGCGGCATAAAAAAAATCCCCATTAAAAAGTGGCTAAAAGACAATCCGGGTAAAATACTGCGAAACGCAGTTTATAAAATGCTGCCCAAAACCAGACTTAGAGAAGCGATGATTAAAAGATTGACTATTAAATAA
- the rplQ gene encoding 50S ribosomal protein L17 — protein MRHRNKGKILDRKKAPRKALLRGLATSLVLYEKIKTTEGKAKTLKPIVEKLITKGKKNDLTSRRELHKYLYLANAVKKVLEDLSPRYKDRKGGYTRIIRLNSRQGDAAKMVQIEFV, from the coding sequence ATGAGACATAGAAATAAAGGTAAAATTTTAGATCGGAAAAAAGCTCCTCGTAAAGCGCTGCTTCGCGGCTTAGCTACGAGTTTAGTTTTGTACGAAAAAATCAAAACCACAGAAGGCAAGGCAAAAACTCTAAAACCAATTGTTGAAAAACTAATAACAAAGGGAAAAAAGAATGACTTAACAAGCCGCCGTGAACTACATAAATATTTATATTTAGCCAATGCTGTTAAGAAAGTCTTGGAAGATTTAAGTCCGCGCTACAAAGACAGAAAAGGCGGCTATACCAGGATAATCAGGCTTAATTCACGCCAAGGCGATGCTGCCAAAATGGTGCAAATTGAATTTGTCTAA
- a CDS encoding DNA-directed RNA polymerase subunit alpha, whose translation MENIFLPSKIELKEEKNSNLAILTVEPLYHGYGTTLGNALRRVLLSSLPGAAATAIKIKGAPHEFSALTGIYEDILQIVLNVKLLRLKLYSDEPVVLKVVKKGMGDVLAGDIAKDANVEIINPDLKIATITDKGTEFNMEIIVEKGRGFEPTENRSKENLSVGTIAIDSIFTPIKDVGFKVENTRVGQITNFDKLTLTLETDGTISPREAINFCAKMLIDHFNLLISETPEAPEEKEEENKAKIKKPKAKKAVKTSKKAKK comes from the coding sequence ATGGAAAATATTTTCTTACCGTCAAAAATAGAATTAAAGGAAGAGAAAAATTCTAATCTCGCAATTCTAACAGTGGAACCGCTATATCATGGTTATGGCACAACCCTGGGCAATGCCTTAAGACGGGTATTATTATCATCTTTGCCAGGCGCCGCTGCTACTGCTATAAAAATAAAAGGCGCACCGCATGAATTTTCCGCCTTAACAGGAATCTATGAAGATATATTGCAGATTGTGCTAAATGTAAAATTACTAAGACTTAAATTATATAGCGATGAACCGGTTGTTTTGAAAGTGGTGAAAAAGGGCATGGGAGATGTTTTGGCCGGAGATATTGCTAAAGATGCCAATGTTGAAATTATAAATCCTGATTTGAAAATTGCCACTATTACTGACAAGGGGACTGAATTTAATATGGAGATTATTGTGGAAAAAGGACGTGGTTTTGAACCAACAGAAAATCGATCTAAGGAGAATTTATCTGTCGGGACTATTGCCATTGATTCAATCTTCACGCCAATAAAAGATGTCGGCTTTAAAGTTGAAAATACCCGTGTCGGACAAATTACTAATTTTGACAAGTTAACATTAACTTTGGAAACAGATGGCACAATCAGCCCGCGGGAAGCAATTAATTTTTGCGCAAAAATGCTTATAGATCATTTTAATCTTTTAATTTCCGAAACGCCAGAAGCTCCGGAAGAAAAAGAAGAAGAAAATAAAGCCAAGATTAAAAAGCCTAAAGCCAAAAAAGCCGTTAAGACTAGTAAAAAAGCTAAAAAATAA
- the rpsD gene encoding 30S ribosomal protein S4, which yields MGRNLNPKCKQCRRTGQKLFLKGERCNSPKCAMVKRNFPPGAHGSNGYPRLTDYGKQLMEKQKAKKIYHLMETQFKNYFQKASKSKGNTEGVLLELLEMRFDNIVYRLGIAPSRDLARQLISHKHFLINSKSVNIPSYQLKIGDIITIKNKSKDLKIFSNLKESLKKAEPSSWLILDYSKLEAKVVDKPKLEEAKGEFDPKLVVEFYSK from the coding sequence ATGGGAAGAAATTTAAATCCAAAATGTAAACAATGCAGACGCACAGGTCAAAAGCTCTTTTTAAAGGGTGAACGTTGTAATTCACCAAAATGCGCCATGGTTAAAAGAAATTTTCCTCCAGGAGCGCATGGCAGCAATGGTTATCCACGACTGACAGATTATGGCAAACAGCTGATGGAAAAACAAAAAGCGAAAAAAATTTATCATCTAATGGAAACTCAATTTAAAAATTACTTTCAAAAAGCCAGCAAATCTAAAGGTAATACCGAGGGCGTATTATTAGAACTCCTGGAAATGCGTTTTGATAATATTGTTTATCGTTTAGGCATTGCGCCTTCGCGCGATTTAGCCAGACAGCTGATATCGCATAAACATTTTTTAATTAATTCTAAAAGCGTTAATATTCCATCATATCAGTTAAAAATCGGAGATATTATAACTATTAAAAATAAAAGCAAGGATTTAAAAATATTTAGCAATCTGAAAGAATCCTTGAAAAAAGCAGAACCATCTTCCTGGCTTATTTTAGATTATTCAAAGCTTGAAGCTAAAGTAGTAGATAAGCCAAAGCTTGAAGAAGCCAAAGGTGAATTTGATCCAAAACTGGTAGTTGAATTCTATTCTAAATAA